In Carassius gibelio isolate Cgi1373 ecotype wild population from Czech Republic chromosome B17, carGib1.2-hapl.c, whole genome shotgun sequence, the genomic stretch GTCTGCTTACGCTGAGACTCTTCCTCCACAGAACGGTAGATCTTACCTGATGtttgattgaaaataaatatcttaattaatacatttttagcatGAATTTGATTATAgttatttgtaatgtttaaaatataatttcaatgaTACAAATTTCACTACAAAGTTTCACATGTTTAAAAAagcaatctgagggtgcaaaaaaataaatctaaatattgagaaaataacctataaagttgtccaaattaagttcttaacaatgcatattactaatcaaaaattaagttaatgGAACATGGTTTTTacttaaaatcctaatgatttttggcatgaaagaaaaatctatcattttgacccatacagtgtattgttggctattgctacaaatatacctgtgctacttgtgactggttttgtggtcttgGGTCACATTTACCCTGGAACGTCACCCTGTGTCAAGTGCTGAGTGAGGCTAACTCATTTCTCATGCATTgtcattaaaaagtaaaataatattgcaatttttaaataccagttttcttttttaatatactttaaaatctaATTCATTCCggcaatcattactccagtcttcagatgtcacttcagaaatcattctaatatgctcatttattattaatgtattagcaacagtttttgctgctttgTGATTGAGATACTTTTCTCAGGATGtttctgatgaataaaaagtttacagCATTTATACAGTAGAATAAAAGCTTGAAGTGAGAGAGGAAACAATGAACGATGTCTGAGATTCATCAAACGCTTCTGTCTTTGGTTATTGTCTGaaaggcttcactgtctgttttgTCTAGGTTGTTTATTCAGTCAGTAAAGAGAACCTGATGACTCTCTTTCCCCAAGATTTTAAAGACAGATCAATCTAAAGAAGCAGACTCTCTTACCAAATTTCATTTTCCATGCGTGAAACTCCATGTCCTCCAGAGAAAGACTGGCAGCACTGGCAACAGCCAGAAAAGCAGCGGCAACAACCAAAAACCTCATCCTGCACCGAGAAAGAGAAGACACGAGTGTGAGGTCGGACAAGAGGTGCACGAGATAAAACAGAACTGAGTGTCTAATGTCACTGTTTCATTTCTTCTGTACTCCCCCACATTTTTCCTCcagcagtactttttttttttttttaatctggttAAACCTGAAAACCTTACTTGTGATGGTAAGTAGGATATACATTTCCTTGATGTCAATCACCCGGTGTGTCAGTGTTTGGCAGAATGAAGATGTGAGATTATATAGGTGTTTTCATAAATGAACACACTCTATCTTTAAGCATGCACAGTATACTCTAATAATATCATTCAATAAATAATGAACATATGCAGTAATCCTTATGAAGTCATATTATAGGATCTATTTTAAAACAGTTTGTTTCCATAAAACTGTAtctttttcataaaaacaaaccaGGCTGCATAGACTTTCTcaagacaacccccccccccccccctcaccccAGGACCTCAAGCTCCTCTAAACTGTAGTACTGTTTTACTTTcagttattgtatttttataaattctgTCAGTCACTGCCTGATGGGAAGGAATAGAGGCCCGTGTAACCTTAGTATGTAGTAAAAACGTATGAAGTAAAAACGTATGCATGTTACACGTATGCATCTCACAAAAAAAAGTCTTGTGATTTGGGTTCCTGACTATTTAAAGAACCTTTCAGTTAAAACAAGTTAACCATGCGAATCATCATCGGTTAAAACAAGCCGAACACTTGTCTATCTGCTTGGTATTGTAGTGTTCTCcgggggggaaaaaaacagatgAAGACTTGGTTGCATGATTTTAATGAGGAAAAGTCTAATGTTTTGGATTCCTGATGATTTTAAAGAGCTATCTAGTTAAAACAAGCCAAACTGAGCATTGTGTTGATTGTGAATTATGAAGAGGAAATATAGGAAAAGACCAAACAACCACAAGAATGAGAGTTTGATGATCAAATATAAaccacatacatttttatttcgtACTTCATACTAACATAGTGTTTTCCTAGTCAGGGGATTTGAAAATATAAACAACAGCTGAAGTTAGTTCATTCAAATTTTTCAAATtgtaattaaactaaaaatatgaTTATGAGGTATTCTTGTACAATCAGTCAAACGGTCCACATTTCCTTTTCTCCCTTCCGTTGTCCGTGTTCATCTTTCCTGCAGAACATAAGAAAGTAATTTTATCCTTAATTGCAAAGTAAACATTGAcatgtatttattacatttaaaccaatgttttgaatgtttataGAAACCTTTTTACAGGTAAATGAACTTGCACCAATTGTGTGAACTGACTAAAGCCATGCAATCATATAAGTAATGAACTCACCCATTAGACCAGAGGATAACTGGCTGCAGTAGCGATGCCACATTGGTTGCTCTTGTTCCTGGACATCATGATGTAGCCCTTGTCACCCCATCCCACACCCCAGCTAAAATCACAGAAGTTTTGAATGTTTACATATAGTTTTACTCCTTGCTCAGCAACGTACTATTACTGCTTCATCAACATGTGCTTTTTTCTTAACCTGTTCTTGACGATCCAATAGTCCTCTCCATTTGAACTTCCATAACCAACAGCCAGGACACCATGATCTAAGTCAGAGCTGCTGCAGTCAGGCTCATTGTAGATACCTACAAACATGATTTATGAAATTAGACAACACATTTTGAATTCAAAcctgaataaataatgaataaaatgtcaaatgtaaaacCCAGGACCTAAAAAACAAGTGATAGCATTTACCTGATTCGTAGAGCTGAAAGCTGCTGTGTCCAGCATCGATGGCAACAGATATAGGGCCGATTGTGGCAACAGCCTCCTGTAGAGCACTTTCATCCCCACTGGTGACATCAACATATCCTGTGCATGTGGCACCCACATTGCTCGGGTTATAACGGCACTGATCATCCTGTGAGGAGACAATTGATGAgctttaaatgaaatttaaatgaaatcatttaaaaactacaacaacgACAAGGTGAAGCACTATGGTCAGACTCAAACATCATTACGACTTACAATGGCCTCATATGGATAGGACTCCTCTGTATCCAGACCCCCATTGGATTTAATGTACTGGAAGGCCTGGTCCATTAGTCCTCCACCACAGCCCATGTTCCCAAAAGAACCAGAGCAGTCCACAAGCTGCTGCTCACTCAGAGACACCAGTTTTCCTGTCTTCTTGAATGTCTGACCCTCCAGGGAACCAGTCTGAGAGACAAAAGAAGGATGAATACATGCAAAGAGGTTAAGAATGCTGACCTGAGCTATAAACATTAGCCATATAAGATCtgtttgtaaatgttaaaatgtgattCTTACTGCACTGAAGGCCCAGCATGATCCACAATCCTTCTGGTCTTTAACATCGGTCACGTAGCCCTTGTCCCTCCAGTCCACAGAACTGGGCACCACAACAGCATCCTTCAGCCGGAAGAATGTAGCACCACCACGGGCCTTAGTGTTATTCATGGAGCCAAGACATCCATGGAACGCCACCTGTCTGTATTCCTCATTGCTCTGAGAGAGGATGGGAGGAATGTGATGAAGTTTCATGTaaagcaaaattaattaattgaataagattattaattatatatatatatatatatatatatatatatatatatatatatatatatatatatatatatatatatatttgtttaactatatttcaaatatattaaaaaagatataatagaaaaaaaatttaaaatacactTCACATTCAGCATCAATTTTCTAACTGATTATGATGATAATTATAATgacctctttgtgtgtgtgtgtgtgtgtgtgtgagagagagagagagagagagagagagtgttttaaTTTTTACCATGTCAGCATAGTACGTCATGCCAAGCCTGTAGGTTTTGATGCCCTGATCTGCCATCATGTTGTGCACCAAAACCAGTTTGCGATTGGAAAACCAGGTCTGCTTACGCTGAGACTCTTCCTCCACAGAACGGTAGATCTTACCTGATACACACAAGCAGCTGATGACTCTCTTTTCTCAAGATTCTGAAGATAGATAAGATAGATAAAACTAAGAAGCAGACTCTCTTACCAAATTTCATTTTCCATGCGTGAAACTCCATGTCCTCCAGAGAAAGACTGGCAGCACTGGCAACAGCCAGAAAAGCAGCGGCAACAACCAAAAACCTCATCCTGCACCGAGAAAGAGAAGACACGAGTGTGAGGTCGGACAAGAGGTGCACGAGATAAAACAGAACTGAGTGTCTAACGTCACTGTTTCATTTCTTCTGTACTCCCCCGCATTTTCCctcaaacagtatttatttacatCTAACCTGAGAACTTACTTGTGATGGTATGTAGGATATAAGTTTCCTTGATGTCAGTCACCCGGCCTGTCAGTGTCTGTCAGAGTGACGATCTGAGTTTATATAGGCGTTTTTGGTGTCTCTGATCAGGTGCCTGTCATAAACCCATAAAACAAATAGTGATGCTgagtgcaaaagaaaaaaaagggaaattacGTAACAGCAATTGTATGTGGCTTGTAAGAGTGTAATGCTGGGGAACACTCTGTGTAGAAGGAAATTTCCTGTAAACAACAACTGGAgattcttttcttctttcttttaatctttcaaattgtatttgtttgattGTGTCTCAGCAGTATGTGAGTTCTGATTTTATTATTCAAGGCAATGTCAGCAGTCATACCAATGACAACACTGCAAAACATCGCTCATAAATATTTTGATGAAGTTGCAAATTTTCTGCCTCTTCCAGTAACAAACTGCATGTGACACACTCTTTCAGAAACAGTATGCCTGTGTATATATGTGTCTATGCCTATATGTGCTTATATGACTTAGCTGCATGGCCTGTGAGGAAACATTTtgacataataaaaaaagaaaagaaaactataGAAAAAATGTACAGGTAATATAAGcataattttaaactaaaatacaatttccaaacatgttaaaaataataataataatgtcacagAGGGGTCTTCTAAAGGAGCTTAATTTGCAGTAAAGACAGGCTTACTGTACATTTTTCAGTGACAACAAAGGTCTATGCCATTGCCCTTTTAATAAGCATCTGAGGGAATTTGTGTAGGTTGGGATTGgcttgtgtgttttatgtttctcagataaaaatgtatacatttggaTAAAAGAATCTGTCATGTACATAAATGAAAACATGTGACTGAGTAGCTGCTGCATGTCAGCAATTCATGAGCTGATCAAACAAACACATGAAAAAATGTCTATCAGTGTATAGGCCTACAATATAAACAAAAGTTCAttagaattcattttaaaaagctCCAGGCAAAGATCACCAACTTCCATTATTATTCATACTTATTCACTTCTcatgaataatatttcacatggTTTTTACTACACCGTGATGATGATCTCAGGGTTTTTCTATAACTCATTCTCTCTTCTCTGCCTGTAAGCATTGTGATTAATATACAGCAGCATTTGATTTCCTGTTAATGTGAAATACCATTTGTGTGGGAAGATCCAGATTCCTCTGAATCACGTAGCTTGCCTGGATTTCTTTGAAAGGTTTTACCCAACCCACATCCTGTTTACCTCAGTCTCACAAAGATTCTGCTTCATTAACATATCCTTGCTCATTCTGTATTACCTGCACTTGTTTTTATGAGTCTCTTTTTCCCTTCACACTGTCACATAATATCTTGTTTGGCACTCTCTCCGTTGATCATGAATCCTGTGAACTATGGACTCAAGGCCAACTTAAAGATCACATTAATGTGTCTCTCTGAGCTGTTTTTTGCACTGTCATGATAGAGGTAAAAGATCAAGTGACAAGGCACAGAAGCGTTCTCCATATTTGAAGAACACGGCAGATGTGGTTTTAGGGTAACATGCTGCAGTTCTCTATAGGATGACTGGACTCCTTTGTGTTGAAGTGGACAAAAGTACAGAGctcttcttgttttgtttttttgcacgtGTTTTGTGGTGATTTCAAATGTATAGATGTAGGCATCGGTGTGCTCTCATGTGTTAGTGCTTAGTGTACATTTTATGTTTGTGCACAAACATGTTTTCTCCCTTGTTGTTGTATATCATAATAATGAAGATTCATGCTCGCTAACCaagaattcatttatttaatcaaaatctaGTAAAAACAGCTATTGAATAACTGTCTTATTTGTAAATATTGGaatagtaatttattcatgtgaggACAAAACTGAATtataagcagccattactccagtcttcagtgccacttgaatcttcagaaataattctaattggCTGATTTTAATATCCAGAATTTAAACTGATTTTATAGTTTGTTTGTATCTTAATAATGTTGTATATTGTATCATAGTGTTGCTGATCATAATAAtgttaatgctaataataatatactTCACTGTTAGATTTCTGCTTATTTTACCATTTAGGTACTTTACGACCAccgctttctttcttttcttgtttttaaatgtaaaatcaggGTAAAATCTGTTGAAAATGACTGAACTTAACCACACTAGGTACATTTGAACTCACGTGAGAAGACACCAGATGACAGAAAACCACTTGCTTGCTGCATTACTGATCACATGTTTGaagtataacatttttataacttGTGTCAAGTGACTGACTGTATCTGTGTCCTAAAAACTTGTCAATATCTGACAATATCTGGCCACAATTTCTTTTTTACCATCTAACACATGAGTGCCATATAACAGCAAAATAACTGCTTAACCATGACTAATGTTTTTCAGGAATTTTTTCTCAACCAACATATACATAACATAGGCTAACATAAAGTTGCTACTGACATACAAATCAGCGCATACAAAGTTGACCCTTACACATTTTTGCATCATTTTGTATACTATAACAActctattattatttgttttatttaatatatatatataaaatcagatttttttttattttaacaccaTTTTCCACGAAGTTTGGAAAAACAATTACAATACATGGCCAGCAGAGGTCGTATTTGTTTCTCTTCATGTAAGTGTGAAACACACCTGACAAAACTTTAAAGGTCACATACCATTTCATGTGATTTCTGAATAATGGCTCACACTTGAAACTGAGTATGAAATGACTCAATGTCATCCTTATTCTGTAAAAGTGCAGTAATGTATTGCATGAAAAACAGAATAACTCACTGCTTTGTTCTTGTTCTGGCCTATTTATTTAAAGGATCTTTGTGGCATGCATTTTTGctacatatatattaataatcaactTTCTGTTTTgtcttaaaacataaatataaatagtccCGGTTGACAGACAGATATTTTGTACCAGCTGGCTGTCATGTTTTACAGTTTTGGCAGGGGAGTCTTAGAGGAACCAACTATCTGTGCACCCGTTTATAATTTCATGACCAGACAAGAGTGAGTTTGTGACCAACAACATCAGTGATAAGCCTGGAACATCTTTCCTTCCAGAGGAACATAAACATAGTCTGATCAGTATCAAATCTGGGCTACAGCAGCCCATAATTACACAagacacaaaaataaatcaaggCTTTCTGTCAGTGACCTTACATGTCTGTGACAAACATGTTAGTTAGAAATGTTTCTCTGGTTCTTGCTCTAGAAATTTGGATGACACAAAGACAAATCCGATTTTTAACTTACAACCCAATTTTGAAATATGAAGtattctttttaatatttcataacaaTAGACATCTTTAAGATAATAGAAATAGGCCATTACTAGAACAAGGCAACACATTTAAACGcatgtttaatattgaaatacaaacaatttcttacatttttttcttaaaagaacATCTATTCATTTTGAATTCAATAAAGTAGactcacacataaaaaaatacaccagaAGTGACATTCCCCTTATAATAACATTTACAGAATCTCTCTGAAGTGGTTCATTAACCTGGAAAATCACATCATTTTATCTCACTCTTTAATGATAAGGTAtggtttattaattatttctgaGTTCTCTCAGATTTATTCTAGCTGTTTCACACCATGGCACGTAttccaagaaaaagaaaaaaaaactaatagcaCTGGCTGAAAGTGTATTTTAATTGAAACACAGAAATActgatgtatatataaataaaagtactgTACATGGGAAGAAAAATAATGCaatgaaacaagacaaacacattgcTGCCATCGTTGTTCAGTCAATATAAACAGCcagattttttacaaatgtatcatTCTATATACTGCACCATGCAATGTTTCTTACGTCTCACCGTTCCAAACAGAGGCTGGATTTTTACACCacaataaattagtttaaaaaagaTCAAAAAACAGAAAGACCATGTCGTCTAGCACCCCTTCCTCCCCTAGGCGTTCTCTCCTAGCCCTATGTTCATATCTCCATGGTGCACACAAATAGTCCTGGAGCGTGTTCAGAGCGTGTGCAGAGCTGGTGAAGAGAGCTGCTGTGCGTGGGGACTAAAGAAACAACAGTTCGGCTACAATGGGCCAAACTGCAGGCTTTAATTGGATGGTCGATGAAGGGCTTCTCATTAAAACCAGTAGAGCTCCTTCCCTTTCTTGTGGTGCTGGAGACCTGCCGTGCAAAGCAGACATGAACACAATGGCTGAACACAAGAGgaaccattcacacacacaatctccaTGGTGGCGGCAAACTCTTTATATAATAAGCACCAACAGCTGAGGCCAAACAATCCATTTCCTGCCATTAACCTGGAGGGTGTGTGTCTCGTTTGCTTTAAACATAATTCATGCACTTTTCTAAACAGAACACTGCACAAACTTCATCGGTGATTTGCTGGTAAACTCTCAGTTAGTTTGGAAAATGAATTTCTGTATAGCACATGTGAAAGCTTAATGGCTTCATTTCACAAACTGAGAGTTTACCAGCAAATTACTGATGAAGTTTACACaatgttcagattttaaaaaaagCGTATAATTTATGCTgccagaaaaataacaaaaatgctagagctaaaaaaaaattataattttgtgtgCAGTTGTGAACATtaacatataaatacattatttatctggtataatgtttatttttttaaacatcaccttcattaaatatgaaaagcaaatatttaataaaaaaagattaattacaGTAACCTCAGCACTTGCATTTTGTTTCCCTACATAAGATCACCTTCCATGTTGAGAGCCAGACTCTGTGCCACTTCCCCAGGCGGAAGCAGCCCTGGCCATGTTGGGGTGGGTTCCAGCTTTCCCACATCATAATGCCCAGGCAGCGTTGGCAGATGAGGCGGCCGGACGGCAGGCATCAGTAGGGGTCCGTAGTGGGCATCCAGCCCAGGAGGGGTGTACAGTTCGTGTAAGGGCCGTGGGGGGGGATAGGGCTGGCTCTGAGAGTAGCTCCAGGACTCTGATGGGTGCGGGTGAGCGTGTGAATGAGGCAGACCCGGGTGCAGGGCCTGGGCGTAGGGGTCCATAGCATAAGTGGGAGCACCTGTGGGAtcacaaaggggtcggctgggtGGAGAGGGGTAGTTACTGTCCCAGAAAGATGGAGGGAAACTACGCCGACTGGTTGAGGATGAAGCATCTAAAGGGGAGAGAAAAGAATCAGAATGACAAAGAGAAACAAAAAGCAAAGGATGTAATGGGATGATTGTTTGGAGAAAaactactgtaaattttgatatattttcatatatttggaTTGTAAATATTGGCAGATTTGTAAGTCAGTGGGATAGTTACACAAACAACAACGATCTACCAGTTCAAGCAAAGCATGCTTACTGTTATGTCTTAGGCCTCATAGTAGACAATAGAGCAATATACTGCGTATTATTATTAcctgctgccacacagatctaaaataaacatgcagTTTACCTCCACAGACATAACCgtctgtttttgtaacatgtgTGCTTTTaacataaatgtgtgtatttgacagtttaaatgcaataagacataaaagagaacttagtttagtaaCGTTACTCACATGCCTTATTCCATGGAATTTACCTGTTTCCCTTTAATTCTATGATTTCCTGCCTCcactatttttcttaattttgtcaTTAACCATTTAATATCTCTTTTGatgatgttgttgtttattttattttattttatttttatttttttacaaataaaaccaCCAAAATCAATACAGTACAATcaaaaatatctgtatttcttCTGTTTAGTAAAGTCCTTATAAAGGTTGAAAAAATGAACCAGAAATCAATACATCAGCCCTTAATGAAAAGTTAATTTCTGTCACTGCTACTGTTGCTATGGTGACCTCCTCAGGAGCATATGAGCCCAGTTCACGAGCATCTCTCTTCTGTGTGCTCTGACTAACTTGTGATCCCAAGTTTTGGTA encodes the following:
- the LOC127975878 gene encoding transcription cofactor vestigial-like protein 2, which codes for MSCLDVMYPAYGHYAPYAHKASAFISTLPAPLGLRSTLSRCRDPMDSMATPCCSEGVPVSAGSSSSGGLSPSPYPSAGQAEEAIKGKEVREAEYLSSRCVLFTYYQGDISSVVDEHFSRALSTYMEAEGKKRHSDPSTDASSSTSRRSFPPSFWDSNYPSPPSRPLCDPTGAPTYAMDPYAQALHPGLPHSHAHPHPSESWSYSQSQPYPPPRPLHELYTPPGLDAHYGPLLMPAVRPPHLPTLPGHYDVGKLEPTPTWPGLLPPGEVAQSLALNMEGLQHHKKGKELYWF
- the LOC127976385 gene encoding procathepsin L-like; its protein translation is MRFLVVAAAFLAVASAASLSLEDMEFHAWKMKFGKIYRSVEEESQRKQTWFSNRKLVLVHNMMADQGIKTYRLGMTYYADMSNEEYRQVAFHGCLGSMNNTKARGGATFFRLKDAVVVPSSVDWRDKGYVTDVKDQKDCGSCWAFSATGSLEGQTFKKTGKLVSLSEQQLVDCSGSFGNMGCGGGLMDQAFQYIKSNGGLDTEESYPYEAIDDQCRYNPSNVGATCTGYVDVTSGDESALQEAVATIGPISVAIDAGHSSFQLYESGIYNEPDCSSSDLDHGVLAVGYGSSNGEDYWIVKNSWGVGWGDKGYIMMSRNKSNQCGIATAASYPLV